TTTTTTCCTTGGTATCGCGCACACTGGCGATTTCGTCAAAGCTCAAGCCCTTCAATAGCAATAACGCCACTTGCTGTTCACTGGTGGTGAGTTGCCAAGCATTCAGTTGTTCGCGGATGACTTCCCCGTATTGGCGGCTGGCTTGCTGGATTTTGTCATTCATCTGTTGCAGGTCGGCGTGAGCGGCAATCAGGTCATGGCGTGTCAGTTGCAGTTGTTGGCGCATCGTCTCCGTTTCACGTTGCCGTTGGTGGATGGCATAAACCAGCAAGGCAATGCCTAACAACGCCAGCAGCATCTGCACGCCTTCAAATAACAGGTAGGGCAGATCGTGATGGTCTTCCTGCACTTCATGGATGAAATTCAGCCCATAGGGCAGGGCAAGCAATACCAGAATGGTGATGAGAACGTGTTCCTTGAGGCGTGTCATGCTGTCTTCCTATATGGGGCGTATGTCGGATGATGGTAGCGGCATCCACTATCGTTGGTGAGTGGGCAAATGCCTATAAATAGTAGGTCATTAGGCCGATGTAAAACGCGCAGGTATCAGCAACACTGCTGGGTATGTTAAACATCATGAGGAACAACCTAATGCGACGCTTCCCTATTAGCGCAATATTATCATTAGTGGCTTGCGTTTGTAGCACTGCTGTATACGCAGAAACGCCACAACAAATACTGGATGGCCTCACCCAGCAAGCCAAAACAGAATCTGCTGACTTTCAGGGGTTTGATGCGGCGCGTGGTGAGCTATTTTTCAAGCAAACCCATGCCAATGACTGGAGTTGTGCCTCTTGCCACTCCGACAATCCGCTAAACGCGGGGAAACACGCCAAAACCAGTAAGGCGATTGAGCCACTTGCCCCCAGTGCGAATGCCGAGCGTTTCACTGACCCTAAAAAGGTGGGAAAGTGGTTCAAGCGTAACTGTAACGACGTGTTGGATCGTACCTGCACTGCACAAGAACAAGGTGACGTGCTGACTTGGCTATTGGCAACGCAATGAGGAGCAACGCTATGTTGAAGAAAACACTGGTATCTTCCCTGATGATGGGTGTTTTGCTGGTTACGAGTACCGTCTTTTTGGTATCCAAACAGGTGGTTGCTGATGACGACGATGGCGAGAACCACGGCAGCAAACACGTTTACAGCGCAACCTTGCCGGTATGGAAAACCGAGTGTGGCGAGTGCCACATCGCTTACCCACCGCAGTTATTGCCCGCTGCCTCCTGGCAAAAAATGATGGGGTCACTGGACGAGCATTTCGGGACTGATGCGAGTCTGGACGCAGATGTCATTGCAGAAATCCTACCATTCCTTGAAAAAAACGCCGGTTCTGAACGCAAATATGCAGCAGCCACCGGTAAATCGGATATGCGGATTACCGAAACCCGCTGGTTTATCAAGGAGCATGATGAGGTGTCGGCATCGACTTGGAAGCGAATTGATAGCCCTGCCAATTGTGCGGCTTGCCATACTACGGCGGAGCAGGGCAATTACGACGAAGACTTCATCAAAATTCCCCGTTAAGGAGGTGACAGTATGTTGCAACGTATCTTGGTGTGGGATGTTCCTACCCGCGTATTTCATTGGTCGTTGGCGTTGTCGTTTGCCGGTGCATATCTGACGGCGGAATCCGAACGTTACCGTGACATTCACCTTGCGCTGGGCTATGTGTTGCTGGGGTTGATCGGCTTTCGCTTGCTGTGGGGATTCGTGGGTACGGCGTATGCGCGTTTCCGCAGTTTTACCTTTACCCCAGCACAGGTGCAGTCTTACTTACTGTCATTGCTGGGCAAGCAGCCACAGCATTATGTCGGGCATAACCCAGCCGGTGGCGTTGCCATTTTTCTGCTGTTGGCGTTGGGTTTGGTGATTAGCGTGAGTGGGCTGGGCTTGCACTGGGAAATCGGTGATGAGGACTGGTGGGAAGATTTGCACGAAGTCGCTTCCAACCTGATGCTGTTAGTGGTGTTGGTGCATATTGCCGGGGTGCTTATTAGCAGTGTGTTGCATCGGGAGAATCTGGTACGGGCGATGTTTACTGGCTACAAGCAGGCAGAGAGTGCCGCTAATCTGGTGAATGCTTACGTTTGGTTAGGTGTCGCAATGGCAGGGGCAATCTTGTTGTTTTTGTTCGTTTACTTGACATGATTGCTTAAAAAACATCAAAACACTCCTATGAGCGTCTCTCATTAGTAATTAATGGCTAGTGGTACAAATGTCTTATGAGATTTGGCGGTTATCAACATGGCTTTGTCATATTATTTGCCCGATGTAAGAAATTTATAGTTCCAATATGTTTGTGGTTTCGATAACCATATAAAAGAGGCAACTCCCATGAAACGATTGTTGACTGCTCTCACAGCAATAGCTTGGCTGCTTCCCGCTTTGGCTACTGCGGGTCCGGCTACGCTTAACCACCCCGGACGTCTTCTCGCCGCCAACTGCTTCCAATGCCACGGCACGGATGGTTATGGCATGGAAAGTTTGGCGGGTGAAAAAGCTTCCGAGATTATCGACGAATTACAGGA
The window above is part of the Thiothrix winogradskyi genome. Proteins encoded here:
- a CDS encoding helix-turn-helix transcriptional regulator, translated to MTRLKEHVLITILVLLALPYGLNFIHEVQEDHHDLPYLLFEGVQMLLALLGIALLVYAIHQRQRETETMRQQLQLTRHDLIAAHADLQQMNDKIQQASRQYGEVIREQLNAWQLTTSEQQVALLLLKGLSFDEIASVRDTKEKTVRQQASSIYRKSGLNGRHEFAAWFFEDFLG
- a CDS encoding DUF1924 domain-containing protein gives rise to the protein MRRFPISAILSLVACVCSTAVYAETPQQILDGLTQQAKTESADFQGFDAARGELFFKQTHANDWSCASCHSDNPLNAGKHAKTSKAIEPLAPSANAERFTDPKKVGKWFKRNCNDVLDRTCTAQEQGDVLTWLLATQ
- a CDS encoding diheme cytochrome c, with translation MLKKTLVSSLMMGVLLVTSTVFLVSKQVVADDDDGENHGSKHVYSATLPVWKTECGECHIAYPPQLLPAASWQKMMGSLDEHFGTDASLDADVIAEILPFLEKNAGSERKYAAATGKSDMRITETRWFIKEHDEVSASTWKRIDSPANCAACHTTAEQGNYDEDFIKIPR
- a CDS encoding cytochrome b/b6 domain-containing protein, with protein sequence MLQRILVWDVPTRVFHWSLALSFAGAYLTAESERYRDIHLALGYVLLGLIGFRLLWGFVGTAYARFRSFTFTPAQVQSYLLSLLGKQPQHYVGHNPAGGVAIFLLLALGLVISVSGLGLHWEIGDEDWWEDLHEVASNLMLLVVLVHIAGVLISSVLHRENLVRAMFTGYKQAESAANLVNAYVWLGVAMAGAILLFLFVYLT
- a CDS encoding c-type cytochrome, with the translated sequence MKRLLTALTAIAWLLPALATAGPATLNHPGRLLAANCFQCHGTDGYGMESLAGEKASEIIDELQEMQFEPARQDIMAVHAQAYTAEEINLIADYFSKQPK